In one window of Poriferisphaera corsica DNA:
- a CDS encoding DinB family protein, with protein MISTKQLIEELQLNERLAMGLIDTIPAERFTEQPMGIRNHPAWILGHLRVSENTVYGLLTGGKSVCSEEEIAKFKVGSEPIADASMYPEKTELVEGYLEMHRLLIGALEDALPEVFTKKMDVERLISRFPTYGMFLVHVLAGHEGYHLGQLSTWRRVAGLASE; from the coding sequence ATGATCAGTACAAAACAATTGATTGAAGAATTACAGTTAAACGAACGGCTTGCGATGGGACTGATTGATACGATCCCAGCGGAAAGGTTCACCGAGCAACCGATGGGGATACGGAATCATCCGGCGTGGATTTTGGGGCATTTACGTGTGTCAGAAAACACGGTGTATGGGTTACTGACGGGTGGGAAATCGGTGTGCAGTGAGGAAGAGATCGCGAAGTTTAAGGTGGGGAGTGAGCCGATTGCGGATGCCTCAATGTACCCAGAGAAAACGGAGTTAGTGGAGGGGTATTTGGAGATGCATCGATTATTAATTGGAGCATTGGAGGATGCGTTACCGGAGGTGTTTACAAAAAAGATGGATGTTGAACGATTGATTTCACGATTCCCGACGTACGGCATGTTTCTTGTGCATGTTCTGGCGGGGCATGAGGGGTATCATCTGGGACAGTTGAGCACATGGCGAAGAGTCGCGGGGCTGGCGAGTGAGTAA
- the dnaB gene encoding replicative DNA helicase, with protein sequence MEDGKPHYKKRDERKIDMKGLFDKLPPHAPEAESAVLGSMILDWRVCGDVLQILKGSTDFYKAAHAAIYDVLVELYDKTQSIDMVQLNQRLVDKQQLEQVGGLDYLMELAESVPSATNAAFYARIVRDKAKLRGLIEASGKILHDAYNADIPVSEMLDKAESSIFEIAEDKESSDEADLTSLLQETYAMLENSDGRDMGGVMTGYFELDEMTNGLQPGEMIIVAARPSMGKTAFALNVCENIAATNKVPCAVFSLEMGKQQLAQRLLCSRSGVDSHRLRRNMLSQDDFGKLVMAVGELSDAPLYIDDTPGLTLMALRAKARRMASRHDIKLIMIDYMQLMTAPGAESRQQEVSNISRGIKALARELHVPVICLSQLNRGSEGREGHKPRMSDLRESGSIEQDADVVAMLHREDYYHRGEEDYQMTNMAELIIAKQRNGPCGVVKLHFDGGTTRFNNLAYAAAEGGGGF encoded by the coding sequence ATGGAAGACGGCAAGCCACACTACAAGAAACGAGATGAACGCAAGATCGATATGAAAGGGCTTTTTGATAAATTGCCCCCCCACGCACCGGAGGCTGAATCCGCGGTGCTGGGCTCCATGATCCTCGATTGGCGTGTCTGCGGCGATGTTCTGCAGATCCTTAAAGGCTCGACCGACTTCTATAAAGCAGCTCATGCTGCCATCTATGACGTGCTTGTCGAACTCTATGATAAGACGCAATCCATTGATATGGTTCAGCTCAATCAGCGTCTGGTTGATAAGCAGCAGCTTGAGCAGGTTGGCGGGTTGGACTACCTGATGGAGTTGGCTGAGTCGGTTCCATCCGCGACCAATGCTGCCTTTTACGCCCGTATTGTCCGTGATAAAGCCAAGCTTCGTGGCCTGATTGAAGCTTCAGGCAAAATCCTCCACGATGCTTATAACGCTGATATCCCCGTCTCTGAAATGCTCGACAAGGCGGAAAGCTCGATCTTCGAGATCGCGGAAGATAAGGAGTCCAGCGATGAAGCAGATTTAACTTCATTGCTTCAAGAAACATACGCGATGCTCGAAAACTCTGATGGCCGAGATATGGGCGGCGTCATGACCGGGTACTTCGAGCTTGATGAGATGACCAACGGCCTGCAGCCGGGTGAAATGATCATTGTCGCGGCTCGTCCGTCGATGGGTAAAACGGCTTTTGCTCTGAATGTCTGTGAAAATATCGCAGCGACCAACAAAGTACCATGTGCGGTGTTTAGTTTGGAGATGGGCAAGCAGCAGCTTGCTCAGCGTTTGCTCTGTTCACGATCCGGGGTCGATTCACATCGTCTGCGTCGTAACATGCTGTCGCAGGACGATTTCGGTAAGTTAGTCATGGCGGTGGGTGAACTTTCGGATGCGCCACTATACATCGATGATACACCGGGCCTAACGCTGATGGCTCTGCGTGCAAAGGCTAGGCGGATGGCTTCACGCCACGATATCAAACTGATCATGATCGACTATATGCAGCTTATGACCGCGCCCGGGGCTGAGTCACGTCAGCAGGAAGTTTCGAATATCTCACGTGGTATTAAGGCTTTAGCGCGTGAACTGCATGTGCCTGTGATTTGTCTTTCGCAGCTTAACCGTGGTTCGGAAGGTCGTGAGGGACATAAGCCGCGTATGAGTGACTTGCGTGAATCGGGTTCGATCGAGCAGGATGCGGACGTTGTGGCGATGCTTCACCGTGAAGACTATTACCACCGTGGCGAGGAAGATTATCAGATGACCAACATGGCGGAGTTGATTATCGCGAAGCAGCGTAACGGGCCATGTGGTGTTGTGAAGCTGCACTTTGACGGCGGTACGACGCGGTTTAACAACCTGGCATATGCTGCGGCTGAAGGTGGCGGCGGATTCTAA
- a CDS encoding beta strand repeat-containing protein codes for MPILILLIAFFMTGALTAQTFTFNAPDGDNVWTTDSNWSGGSAPGTNVGGALFITAGNVTGGSPAIPITGINLDYTNISQLVFTAAGVTNNYDLQGTGSFTFNGDAEIINQKTFTNTISIDIVGTGDSLSIESEEASIELAGNIDLNDTGGVNLNFETDSTILESSGIISGTGGSVTINTSTESGRGVNLFGANTYTGGTTLGGNVNIDNNASFGTGAISVIDDSNLSNLAGATLTLDNNINITLGSTLTYNDDDNLVLDGVISGTSTFAKGGSSTLTINGTNTISGNFNFSGGTVIAGNDAAFGTADVNITSNTTLQSDDDARALANDFEISSGATMTYSGTNSLVSSGIISGSGGITRSSSGNLTLTGNNTFTGGINNAQGTLIVGNNNALGTGTLTISGDSELQSNDSDIDLANSITVNTSQTLTVSGTSNIELSGVISGDGGLTKTGSHVLMLSATNTYTGDTVLNDGSISFGADDVFGTGDVSVTGTTIFTNPN; via the coding sequence ATGCCCATTCTCATACTACTTATCGCCTTTTTTATGACGGGAGCTCTGACCGCTCAAACATTTACCTTCAACGCTCCTGATGGTGACAATGTCTGGACAACCGACTCTAATTGGTCAGGGGGTTCCGCTCCCGGCACAAATGTTGGTGGTGCTCTTTTCATAACGGCTGGTAACGTGACCGGCGGAAGTCCGGCCATCCCAATCACAGGCATTAATCTCGATTACACAAACATCTCACAGCTCGTTTTTACCGCTGCAGGCGTCACCAACAACTACGACCTACAAGGTACAGGTAGCTTTACATTCAACGGTGATGCTGAAATCATCAATCAAAAAACTTTCACAAACACAATCAGCATCGATATCGTCGGGACCGGCGATAGCTTAAGCATCGAATCCGAAGAAGCAAGTATCGAACTCGCAGGTAACATTGATCTTAATGATACTGGCGGCGTTAACTTGAATTTTGAAACCGACTCAACAATCCTAGAGAGTAGTGGGATAATCTCCGGCACAGGTGGCTCCGTAACAATCAATACTTCTACAGAATCAGGACGTGGTGTGAATCTCTTTGGAGCCAATACCTACACCGGTGGCACAACACTCGGTGGTAATGTCAATATCGACAACAACGCTTCCTTCGGCACCGGCGCAATCTCTGTTATTGATGACTCAAACCTTTCTAATCTCGCGGGTGCAACACTCACGTTAGATAATAATATTAATATCACGCTAGGAAGTACCTTAACTTACAATGATGATGATAACCTTGTTCTTGATGGTGTTATCTCAGGTACCAGCACTTTCGCAAAAGGTGGTTCTTCCACACTCACCATCAACGGTACCAACACCATCTCCGGCAATTTCAACTTCTCGGGCGGTACCGTCATTGCTGGCAACGACGCCGCCTTCGGCACCGCCGATGTAAATATCACTAGCAACACCACGCTCCAATCGGATGACGACGCACGTGCTTTAGCAAATGACTTCGAAATCTCAAGCGGAGCCACCATGACCTACAGCGGCACTAACAGTCTAGTTAGCTCTGGCATCATCTCAGGATCTGGAGGAATCACACGCAGCAGTTCAGGTAATCTAACCCTCACTGGCAATAACACATTTACAGGGGGGATCAATAATGCACAAGGTACATTAATTGTTGGCAATAACAATGCTCTGGGAACAGGTACGCTCACGATATCAGGTGACTCAGAACTTCAATCTAATGACAGTGATATTGACCTCGCAAACAGTATTACCGTCAACACAAGTCAAACACTTACTGTGAGTGGTACTAGTAATATTGAACTTTCCGGTGTGATTTCTGGCGATGGTGGTTTAACTAAAACAGGTTCACATGTTCTAATGCTTAGCGCTACGAACACCTATACAGGCGATACTGTTCTAAATGATGGTTCAATTTCTTTCGGTGCAGATGATGTTTTTGGCACGGGTGATGTGTCTGTTACAGGCACTACTATTTTTACAAATCCAAACTGA
- a CDS encoding DinB family protein, translated as MSYKQLLIDEFKMCERFVLALIDTIPSERFTEQPGKQVNHPAWTLGHLAVTADMAVGLLRGESLLPARYKALFDYGTKPSHEPGKYPSKKQLLEDYLRTHQSLLATVQATSDEKMMSEMPIEELRSFFPTYGHLIMHVMSGHEETHFGQLTGWRKAAGISVPIM; from the coding sequence ATGAGTTACAAACAATTATTGATTGATGAATTCAAAATGTGTGAACGGTTTGTACTTGCATTAATAGATACGATACCGAGCGAACGGTTCACGGAACAACCCGGTAAGCAGGTGAACCATCCGGCTTGGACGCTGGGACACTTGGCAGTCACTGCGGATATGGCGGTTGGTTTATTGAGAGGAGAATCGCTCTTACCTGCGAGATACAAGGCGTTGTTTGATTATGGAACGAAACCGAGCCATGAACCGGGGAAATATCCTTCGAAAAAGCAGCTATTAGAGGATTATCTGCGAACTCATCAATCATTACTTGCGACCGTACAAGCGACATCTGATGAAAAAATGATGAGCGAAATGCCGATTGAAGAGTTGCGTTCGTTTTTCCCGACGTATGGCCATTTGATCATGCATGTTATGTCGGGACATGAAGAAACACATTTTGGTCAGCTGACGGGATGGCGGAAAGCGGCAGGGATCTCTGTGCCGATTATGTGA
- a CDS encoding class I SAM-dependent methyltransferase, with translation MCTSTTSPSNLAHTFDTWFSLFPNAESKDATQQDITALINATNIQPHHILWDLGCGTGRHLRELHHRNYHNIQGIDLSKAALTVAKQHATNPPIPYIQRDFRDHLVSSSQSADLIYSLDYTFSLFPPDELATLLKLCIQRLNRLGHIYIEMWDKHAITPKRELDITRAHTLSTGQFTYRGQYNPDTQTLQFKHTFTPLPQTTPTTPITPQKPASQNLPIQIHYLYDDQDLQTLIAPLGLKLTQSHQPTTSFSRHFMLSKT, from the coding sequence ATGTGTACATCAACCACTTCCCCCTCGAACCTCGCCCATACCTTCGACACATGGTTCTCTCTCTTTCCCAACGCGGAATCAAAGGATGCCACCCAACAAGACATCACGGCCCTCATCAACGCAACAAACATCCAACCTCACCACATCCTCTGGGATCTCGGCTGCGGCACAGGCCGTCACCTCCGTGAACTCCACCATCGCAACTACCACAACATCCAAGGCATCGACCTCTCAAAAGCCGCATTAACTGTCGCCAAACAACACGCCACCAATCCACCAATTCCCTACATACAAAGGGATTTCCGAGATCATCTCGTCTCCAGCAGCCAATCCGCCGACCTCATCTATTCTCTTGATTACACTTTTAGCCTCTTCCCACCCGATGAACTTGCCACCCTCCTAAAACTCTGCATACAGCGTTTGAATAGACTTGGCCACATCTACATCGAAATGTGGGACAAGCACGCCATCACCCCAAAACGAGAACTCGACATCACCCGAGCCCACACCCTTTCCACCGGCCAATTCACCTATCGCGGTCAATACAACCCCGACACCCAAACCCTCCAATTCAAACATACCTTCACCCCACTCCCCCAAACAACTCCAACCACCCCAATCACCCCCCAAAAACCAGCCAGCCAAAACTTACCCATTCAGATCCATTACCTCTACGATGATCAAGACCTCCAAACACTCATCGCACCGCTTGGCCTCAAACTCACCCAATCCCATCAACCCACCACTTCCTTCAGCCGCCATTTCATGCTTTCAAAAACATAG
- a CDS encoding DUF4386 domain-containing protein, which translates to MTSIKHISRIAGTLIILGMIAGILSIVPSVEGESYLKEVYPNKNQVLSGALFQFLLVPIYIGFSLVIYPVLRDFSRPLSIGFVGFRFVAGAFQLVGLILLPAFILISQKYTSDSGSNIVLYETIGEMLKLLRDLINHLGVMVATGLGGLILYALFFMGKQIPRWLSVWGIAGNTLLLVASFLLLFQLLDVVSIGYGMMTIPVVLQEIVFAIWLLTKGLCWPLKDQNLEYEVTRD; encoded by the coding sequence ATGACCTCAATCAAACACATTTCACGAATTGCTGGAACACTCATTATCCTTGGCATGATTGCTGGCATTTTGAGCATCGTGCCCTCGGTTGAAGGGGAAAGTTATCTCAAAGAAGTCTATCCCAACAAAAATCAAGTTCTAAGCGGAGCGTTATTTCAATTCTTGTTAGTTCCGATCTATATTGGATTCTCGCTTGTCATCTATCCGGTGCTTCGAGATTTTAGTCGGCCACTATCTATTGGCTTCGTTGGTTTTCGATTTGTAGCGGGAGCATTCCAGTTGGTGGGCCTGATATTACTGCCTGCATTCATTCTTATCAGTCAAAAATACACATCTGATTCAGGTTCAAACATCGTGCTTTATGAGACGATTGGTGAGATGTTAAAACTATTACGGGATTTGATCAATCACTTAGGAGTCATGGTAGCAACAGGATTAGGGGGTTTGATTTTATACGCTCTATTTTTTATGGGAAAACAAATCCCAAGATGGTTGTCAGTCTGGGGGATCGCTGGGAATACACTACTTCTAGTTGCAAGTTTTTTATTGTTATTCCAGCTATTGGATGTTGTTTCTATTGGTTATGGCATGATGACAATACCTGTTGTGTTACAAGAAATCGTATTCGCAATATGGTTACTTACAAAGGGATTGTGTTGGCCATTAAAAGACCAGAATTTAGAATATGAAGTCACTCGCGATTAA
- a CDS encoding DinB family protein, whose protein sequence is MNERVFIALVETLPKDRLAEPAGGIVNHPIWTVGHLANAGDMLRGILGHERVTSREYVTLFDTGSTPVHNSSIYPSLHQLVSDYQRVHQSVCEMIRDLSDTEITKLVEIEEAKPKFPTHGHLLSHIVSWHEGVHYGQLVQWRAAADC, encoded by the coding sequence TTGAATGAGCGTGTATTCATTGCATTGGTAGAAACACTGCCAAAGGATCGCTTGGCAGAGCCGGCTGGTGGTATTGTAAATCATCCGATCTGGACGGTGGGGCATTTAGCAAATGCTGGTGATATGCTACGGGGTATATTGGGACACGAGCGTGTAACATCACGAGAATATGTGACATTATTTGATACCGGATCAACACCCGTTCACAACAGTTCAATCTACCCTTCATTGCATCAGCTTGTCTCTGATTATCAGCGTGTGCATCAATCCGTTTGCGAGATGATTCGAGATTTGTCAGATACTGAGATCACGAAGCTCGTTGAAATCGAGGAAGCAAAGCCTAAATTTCCGACTCATGGGCACCTACTATCTCACATCGTGTCATGGCATGAAGGTGTGCATTATGGCCAACTCGTACAATGGCGTGCGGCCGCTGATTGCTAA
- a CDS encoding autotransporter family protein: MSISNDISIDNGVVLRAQIRGDLTLSGVISGAGNLNINGLIDSDTVTLTGNNTLTGNVILFDGILIAGHDNAIGTGNLQVTGNASLQSNDDSRTLSNNVTITNSDTLTISGSNNLTLSGVLSGAGSLTKSGTNTLTLSGINTYTGLTTVSAGTLLNSGTIAGSVTVGSGATLSGSGTISTNLINSGTLSPGTSPGTLTVGGDLTLNSAGTYNMEIADTGIAGTDYDLIDVTGAATIAGALNVIVFDTYTPTLGDTFTVIETDGGATGTFTTITDNLPAMFSIEQSISGNDLEIEIVAQPLGQAVTARNLVFAAEAFERIRNSSPTGDLATVIDQLETLQQRPLEIAFEQIVPNYLVTQSQATFRGIDVQNNNINGRLNELRYGLPNNISNNLSIQQPQTHSDPERELDIAAQANRQILQQAQEINRFSGSGSDIWGAWISGYGTFGNFDAALSQAGYAFDTGGATLGFDYRILDTLAAGAFAGYANTGTTVDGGQGSNYTNTVNTGIYMTWFNEEGFYTSGLVGGGVSFYENNRRIVFGNIDRVAESSATGFYVQALATGGYEFTSGNWGFGPQLALQYVNLQIGSHSESGADSLNLDVGAFQGNSFVTRLGFRVNYTYETEDLLLVPEVVGFWQHEYLSNFQVVNVGVPAGNQSFAYTGIGPSRDSGLLGVNLIGISHDMPLTFDVQYNVEFTPNQFLVNNFFVGIRVTF, translated from the coding sequence ATGTCAATCAGTAACGATATATCCATTGACAATGGAGTTGTACTTCGTGCTCAAATTCGTGGTGATTTAACGCTTTCTGGTGTAATAAGCGGAGCAGGTAATTTAAATATCAATGGGCTTATAGATTCAGATACAGTTACATTGACTGGCAATAACACCTTAACCGGAAACGTCATTCTATTCGACGGTATATTAATTGCAGGCCATGACAATGCGATTGGCACTGGGAATTTGCAAGTTACTGGTAATGCTTCATTACAATCTAATGACGATTCACGAACACTTAGCAACAATGTCACAATTACGAATAGTGATACACTAACCATTAGTGGAAGCAACAACCTCACCTTAAGCGGCGTCCTCTCAGGTGCAGGTAGCTTAACAAAAAGTGGTACTAATACGCTCACACTTTCAGGCATAAATACATACACCGGTCTCACGACTGTCTCCGCCGGCACACTTCTAAACTCCGGCACCATTGCAGGCAGTGTCACCGTCGGTTCAGGTGCAACACTTTCCGGCAGCGGAACAATCTCTACCAATCTCATAAACTCCGGCACTCTCTCACCCGGCACATCGCCCGGCACTCTCACCGTCGGCGGCGATCTCACACTCAACTCCGCTGGCACATATAACATGGAAATAGCTGATACCGGAATCGCTGGCACCGACTACGATCTCATCGACGTCACCGGCGCAGCAACCATCGCTGGCGCACTCAACGTCATTGTTTTCGATACATACACACCAACCCTTGGTGACACATTCACCGTCATCGAAACCGACGGCGGTGCTACCGGCACATTCACCACTATCACCGACAATCTTCCTGCAATGTTCTCTATAGAACAATCAATATCAGGCAACGACTTGGAAATTGAAATCGTTGCGCAACCACTAGGCCAAGCCGTCACCGCGCGTAACCTCGTCTTCGCCGCAGAAGCATTCGAGCGTATCCGAAATTCCTCACCCACTGGCGATTTAGCAACGGTCATTGATCAACTAGAAACACTTCAACAGCGCCCACTCGAAATCGCTTTCGAACAAATTGTTCCCAACTACCTCGTCACACAATCCCAAGCCACATTCCGCGGCATCGACGTTCAGAACAACAATATCAACGGTCGTCTCAATGAACTCCGTTACGGACTCCCCAATAATATCTCAAACAATCTCAGCATACAGCAGCCGCAAACCCATTCCGATCCTGAACGTGAGTTAGATATCGCCGCTCAAGCCAATCGACAAATCTTGCAGCAAGCGCAAGAAATCAACCGCTTCTCCGGATCAGGCTCCGACATCTGGGGTGCATGGATTTCAGGCTACGGTACCTTTGGCAACTTTGATGCAGCGCTTAGTCAAGCCGGTTACGCATTCGATACCGGTGGCGCCACACTTGGCTTCGACTATCGCATCCTCGACACACTCGCCGCTGGCGCTTTTGCTGGCTACGCAAACACCGGCACAACCGTCGATGGTGGACAAGGCTCAAACTACACCAACACTGTCAACACCGGCATCTACATGACATGGTTCAACGAAGAAGGTTTCTACACCTCTGGCCTCGTCGGTGGCGGCGTCTCCTTCTATGAAAACAACCGCCGTATCGTTTTCGGCAACATCGATCGCGTTGCCGAATCCTCTGCCACAGGTTTCTATGTCCAAGCTCTTGCAACCGGCGGCTATGAGTTCACATCCGGCAACTGGGGCTTCGGCCCACAACTCGCCCTTCAATACGTCAATCTTCAAATCGGATCGCACTCCGAATCCGGTGCCGATTCACTCAACCTCGATGTCGGCGCCTTCCAAGGCAACTCCTTCGTCACACGTTTGGGCTTTCGCGTCAATTACACCTACGAAACCGAAGACCTCCTCCTTGTCCCAGAAGTCGTTGGCTTCTGGCAACACGAATACCTCTCCAACTTCCAAGTTGTCAACGTCGGCGTCCCCGCCGGTAATCAATCCTTCGCATACACAGGCATCGGCCCCTCTCGCGACTCCGGCCTTCTCGGCGTTAACCTCATCGGCATCAGTCACGACATGCCGCTCACATTCGACGTCCAGTACAACGTCGAGTTTACGCCCAATCAGTTTCTCGTGAACAACTTCTTTGTAGGTATTCGAGTCACCTTCTAA
- a CDS encoding carbohydrate kinase family protein produces MNERTQIARATAEGLRAFSPNIDQTPVMLGFDGFVDSIIDVVDQRITADNYTPMPTIDTYGKRISAAAGKSANFELVVKLRKLGGNGPIMANAMSRSGFNVTYVGALGYPTMDPVFHELAERAEVHSISEPGFTDALEFEDGKLMIGKLQYLNAIDVQTLRNAISDDKFFDIVNRSVLIGMINWTMCAQIHKVWQYMLDEVYPKCEATVNGRKRMIFIDLTDPAKRPAEDLRDALCICSDLTKYTDLTLGLNLAEAIQVSEVLNLNVPGDPLDTVIERAAAIREAMNIAGVVVHPRQGAGAAILEDGQVKTAYFKGPFVANPKLSTGAGDNFNAGYCLGMLAGLTLEQRLCCGTGTSGFYVRNAKSPTLKDLSDFCNNLPEPEGA; encoded by the coding sequence ATGAACGAGCGTACACAAATCGCACGCGCAACCGCCGAAGGCCTCCGCGCCTTTTCCCCCAACATCGATCAAACCCCTGTCATGCTCGGCTTCGACGGCTTCGTCGATTCCATCATCGACGTTGTCGATCAACGCATCACCGCCGACAACTACACACCCATGCCCACCATCGATACCTACGGCAAGCGCATCTCTGCCGCCGCAGGTAAATCAGCTAACTTCGAACTCGTCGTCAAACTCCGCAAACTCGGCGGCAACGGGCCCATCATGGCCAACGCCATGTCACGATCAGGCTTCAACGTCACCTACGTCGGCGCTCTAGGCTATCCAACCATGGACCCCGTCTTCCACGAACTCGCCGAGCGTGCCGAAGTTCACTCCATCTCAGAGCCTGGCTTCACCGATGCACTCGAATTCGAAGACGGCAAGCTCATGATCGGCAAACTCCAATACCTCAACGCCATCGATGTGCAAACTCTCCGCAACGCCATTTCCGACGATAAATTCTTCGACATCGTCAACCGTTCCGTCCTCATCGGCATGATCAATTGGACCATGTGCGCTCAAATTCACAAAGTCTGGCAATACATGCTCGACGAGGTCTACCCCAAATGCGAAGCCACCGTCAACGGCCGCAAACGCATGATCTTCATCGACCTCACAGACCCCGCAAAACGACCCGCCGAAGATCTCCGCGACGCACTTTGCATCTGCTCCGACCTCACTAAATACACCGATCTAACCCTCGGCCTCAACCTCGCAGAAGCCATTCAAGTCTCCGAAGTCCTCAACCTGAACGTCCCCGGCGATCCTCTCGACACCGTCATTGAACGCGCCGCCGCCATCCGCGAAGCCATGAACATTGCCGGCGTCGTCGTCCATCCCCGCCAGGGTGCAGGCGCAGCCATCCTTGAAGACGGCCAAGTCAAAACCGCCTACTTCAAAGGCCCATTCGTTGCCAACCCCAAACTCTCAACCGGAGCAGGCGACAACTTCAACGCCGGTTACTGTCTCGGTATGCTCGCCGGTCTCACCCTCGAACAGCGTCTCTGTTGCGGCACAGGCACCTCCGGCTTCTACGTTCGCAACGCCAAGTCGCCAACCCTCAAAGACCTCTCCGATTTCTGTAACAACCTCCCAGAACCCGAAGGCGCATAA